From the genome of Chiloscyllium plagiosum isolate BGI_BamShark_2017 chromosome 13, ASM401019v2, whole genome shotgun sequence:
CAAGTGGCACTGAGATGATAAAACCAGTGCTACTTGATGAGTAGGAAGAGCACTGAATGGGTCATCAGGCTTCAGAAGATGCAATTCCAGTGTCTGCGTCATTTGGATGGCACCTTTGAATACTGTCCTTCAAGAGTCTCAATCATTGCTCTGGTCTGCTGCACTTTCTATAGCCTGGCCCTTCAGAGAGGTGTGAAACTTGTGGGTGGTGAGACAGCTGATCAATGCAGCAAGGGGtgagtgaggaggaggaggaggaggaagtggaGGCAGGAGTGGTCCATTCAGCCCTAGAgacctgccattcaacatgattgtggctgatcattcAGTTTCAGTACTCTGATTCACTTTCTCTGCatgccctttgattcctttagcccgaACAATTCTATCTATCTCCTTCATCTTGTAAATAatcaatgatgctgaacattgctgTACGAcacaatggcctccttctgctcctttgGGAACAGGACCTGCTACCTCTACTTCATGGCCTCCAGCATTGAATCCATGTTGGGATTGATGATGTCCTGCCAGGCCTCCGGCTAATATGACATCTCAATTTCCCTGTGGTGCTGTAGAATGTTTTGGGAcatagaagaaattcctccctcaGGATAAGCAGCAGTGTCAGTGATGGGGAGTCTGTGAAGAATCTCAGTGAGATCCATTGCCAGTCCCACCCTGACTGACAGTAAGTGAACAGGAATCCAGTACACATAACAATTCAAGGCTCACCCTGTTCAAATCTGACCCCAAAACAGACAATCCTGGCTCCTGTTTCCTCATGTCTAATTTGGATCCGTATGTACTTCCTTTATGCCTCTGGCAAGGTGTCTGGGATTTTTTTGAAGTGGATGTTTTTCTGTTGAAAgctttgaaatgtttttgaaccACATCTGAGAATGTTGATTTGCTACAGTCACAATGGGGGAGGGGAACATTGAAGTTGTTTCCACTTGTAGATCTCCCATACTGCTTGGTTCTTGATGAAGTCAAACTGAGTGTTTCTGACAGTGTGCAGATGCACCAATATTAATTGGAAAATCATGCACGATTGcatctttcattttctttctagATTTCAAACTTTAATTTCATACAAAAAATTATAATCTGTGATATCTTAATTGCTTTCATTTATTATTGAGTAAGAACTCAAAATTTACCAGCAGTAAAAGGCCTTCTGACACCTCAGGCCTGATCTGCCATTGCATAATATTATAGCTGACCTGATCTTGTCCTTTTCATCCTGTTCCCCAGTGTTCTTGACTTCCCTACAGTTCATGAAACTCTCTGATGCAGTCTTACATAAAGTTCATTAATCCAAGGCGTCTGGGAAAGAAAATTCGAAAGGTTATTGACTCTGAGagaaatttttcctcattacCATATTAAACGGGAGACTCTTCCTTCTGAAATAGTGGGTGCAGTCTTCCATTATTTAAGCCTTTGCTTGGTAAGACTGCCTAATTAGAGATTGTCACTTTGTTCAGGGCTGGGTCAGAGTTTCTTATGCATTGATGTGGTTTTCAATTCATTACCCATGCATACGAGTGGGTTGTTTTGGGATTTGAATAGTGATACGTATGGGAGTGGGGAAAGACATTCTTTTCTTTGCTGGTACTTTCTGCGACTGAAGTTCTGAATACCACATTTAGAAGCCCTTCAGTCATCGATGCCTGCAGCATCACTGGAGCCTGTTTCGTTCACACTCCAGCCTTGGAAATGTCTTAAAATGAGCAGAAAGTGCCCCCTTTCCATCCCATCTTCTCATTGTAGCAACAAGTCATTAGAGGTAAGACAGGAGTTTCTCTTTCTCAGGGATAACAGCAGAAAGCTCCCGAAGCGCACTCCCCATCACACTTCGGCTTGTTACATTGAGGTAACAGCCCAGGTCAGTGCCTGTAGGCTTCAGAGAAGATTtggagcccagtgcagggacagggtgaACCACCTCCTGCACTTTGTAAAGCTACATGGCTCTGTCTATTCACTGCATGAGAGGATGTCTCAGTCTAATGGTGCCTTTATAAGGTGATGTCAGAAAGCATGATTGCCTGTTGCCTCAGCACCACATGGGGTGTGTGCAGTCAGTGCCTGACACCTGCCTCCTTGTCTAACAGTTGGACAACAATGCTGCAGCTAATCTCTAACTGGGGAAGCTCACGACCTGGTTTGGCTAAGCACGCTCAAAAAACACGTGCACCCATTGCGATTACACTgaattcttctctctcttttgtctGTGTGTCAAGATTGCCTACAGCAACAGGGAGACAGCCCAGACCGGTGATGGAATACCAGATGTACATATCCTCACCCCTTCACAAAGGCAGTCTGCAGAGCTGACAGAGGATGGCAGTAAATGTGCCCATGCAGATAGACACGTATCTCCCAGGAAGCAATGAGGGAGCCTGCAGTCTGTACAGACAGTGCCAGAAACTTGTTTACATAAGGGACTGTGCACATTTTGCAGTTAATGTTTTCTCCATTACATGAACTGAGGGAAACCAGAAGAGGAGGAAGTAGAAGACACCACAGTTTGCACACAGCAGCAACAGCACGATTTCTCTCTGATTGCTCAGAGGATGCGCAGTTCTGGTGAGCAACTGCAGCCTCACCTCCGAGACATTCACCTTGATGAGATCGCTATCAGTAGCAGTTTCAGGTTCACAGTCTGTGAGCATACCACTGACCTGCATCCACAGTGATGCAGAAAGTGATTTCAGCAGATATCAAACATCAGAGtcaaaagcgtggtgctggaaaaccacagcaggacaggcagcgtccaaggagcttgaaacgtcgattctcctgctcttcggatgctgcctgacctgctgtgcttttccagtgccacacctttgaCTCCACAGTGATGGAGGCAGCAAAGTCTGAGGTCTCTGACATTCAGAGCTCTGCTGGGGACAGGTACCTGCTGAGCTGCATTTGGTTGTTCCTTCTGTCCTTGGCTGTAGGTGACATCTGGTATCCGCAGGGAAGGCAGCTGAACGTCAGGGAGAGGCTGCACAAGTATCGATGAGAGTGAAAATGGATGAGGCTGTCCAGGTCCTAGCTATTTACATGGCTATGGCGTGTGAGCATCGGATTGGCAGCATGGAGAGGGTGGCAAGCAGCTTGGAGAGCTGGGTTTAGCAGAGCATTTGGTGGCTGCTGCATGAACCCACACCCTTTGATGCACAGCCTTGATGGTGAGGCAGAAGTAGGCTGAGGCACCTGCACCTCCCTTCAGAGGTTCCTCCACCTCAAGGCGACATCAGACATCCAGAGGGAGGAAGAGCGCCAGCCAGGCAGCTTGGAAGCTTCATCTAAGGGCATGCCAAAGGTGTCCTGCTCCTCTAGCTGTGCTCTTCTGGTGACCCCAATGCCTGCAGCAGTCGGTCTGACTGATGAGGGTGAAGCCTGTCTCTGCAGGAGCATCTCAGCAGGCTGCAGCCTTCAGACCCTGAGTCCCTGAAGGATACCCAGTGTAATCATCATGGTCAGCAGGTTATAGAGGTCACCAGGTTATAGAGGTCAACAGGCTGTGTCCACCTCAGATGTACACATgtcagggcattgctgagacctaAAGACATATTGGTTAGACCTTACTTGGTTATTTCAAAATGGTGCTCCAGTGTGAACAATGCATTCATTACCAAGTATTAGCGTCTTTTTACCAGAAGCAAGACCTGTAGTCATGCTCCCTGCCCACCTCAGGAACCTGTGGTTGCAGGTATGCATTGTGTTGTTCAGGTACAGTAGCACACAAATGGCTGATTGGTTGAGTTTGTGCGTGCAGTTTGATCACATGTATGGAAGACAGAGAGCTTTTGAACGCGTGGAGGTGGCATAGTTGTTTCTTTATGTGTGCATCTATAAATAGGCATTCATTCACACTGCTTTTGCATTTGCTGAAATGCAGTATGCTGCTGGGGTGCTGCCAGGGTTATTGAAATGAGTATCTTCATCAGAAAGGAATGCTGGTTTTCCATCGGGGCACCTTTTTATTGTCTCACATCATTGACAACGTACATTATTAATAGGATTTCCATCACCCAGCAAAGCATGGACCCAACGTTTTGTGGGTTGCAATTGAAGTCCCCAGGTATGATTTTCAGGGACAGTGACCTTGTCTGATAGCATCCTCCCTTGGCTGGGATCTCCATTGCCATGTGAAACATTCTCACTGGAAGAGGTAGGCAATGCATTAGGATTTGAAGGACTTCTTTCTCTTGGGGAGCTATGAGAAAAGTGTTGTGACCCATTTGGGAATGACATTGATTCTCAAGACCCACTATtcccagggacagcataaaagttaACGATGTAATCAATGTACATAAattcgagtgactgtgtggagtttgcaaattcgcTCCATGACTGTGTAggttttgtctgggtgctccggtttcctcccacagtccaaagacatgcaggttagatggggaCTGGTCATGCTAAcctgccccatagtgtccaggctaggtggattagccatggtaaacttGGGGTTACggtggggtggagggagtgggatgctctttacctatactgtagggattttatgaaaacGTTAACCAGGTTCATGTATTTAACAACAagtactatttattacaaataagtaaATTCTAATCACAAATGAACTATCAACAAATGACTGTATTAGTTAAAACTCTTAACCCCTTTTTAAAGCCTCAACAGACACAGACCAAAAAAAAGTGTAAGAGGCAAAAACAGTTCATTAGCATCCATCTATGGACTTAGATGAAGTATTCCTTCACCTTCCCAAGACTTTCTGAGACATGAACAGACGGGGAATAGAATGATATGAaccatgtacaggcagatgggattaattgagaatggcatcatggtcagtgcagacatggtgggctgaagggcctgatcctgtccctcctactgttctatgttgtattctCCAAACTCCTTCCTTCCAGAGTCTCATTTCCTTGCTGAAGATAGACAATCATTGTTTAGTTTCACAGTTGCTGGTTAGAGGCAGCACTTTTTGGCAAATGGTAGGAGAAAATAACTGACTACCTTCAGGCCCGAGATCGAGATAAAACTTTGCTTCTTCAAACCTGGAAAATCTTTTGCCACTGTATCATGCACCTCCACAAGGTTGCGCAGTTATCCAGAAACCAATCAGAGAGCTGTATCAGGCTGATAACATTTGGTGGCCACCACTGGGTCACAATTGTACAAACCAGTCCACTCGCTATTGCCAGCTTAATCCCACTCTACGCATACATCCCAGGGCCATCTGTCCTCCCCATCTGCTTGTAAAGCAGCAATGTGAATACAGAGCTCAACGAGGCCCAGTAACTTGTAACTTGTCCAGATAAAAAGATATTCTTTCATTATCTTGCAAAGATGAAGAAGACTTTTCACATCTGACAGAATGTAGAAGAGCTGGTGAACCTGACAGTAGAATATAGCTCAGCTCTGTGGTAAACAAAGCCAAGAAGACTGGACATGGGGTGGAAGGAATTAggcaaaatggaggacagaggtcatggtctgaaattgttgaactcagtgttgagccctgaaggctgtaaagtgcttcaGCAGAAAATTAGATACTTTTCCTCCATCCTGGCTTCACTGGATCATTGCAGCAGGCCACCAACAGAAATATGAGCATGAGATCAGGATGGCCTTTTCAAAGagctaaaaatcaaacaacatcaggttataatcctacaggtttatttggaagcacgagctttcagagcgctgctccttcatcaggtaactagtgaggcagaatcataagacacagaatctatagcaaaagatcacagtgtcatgcaattaaaataatatattgaacaaacctagactgctcaaagtctttcatcttttagaatgggttgcaggttttagtgcattaatatgtaaatcccacaacTTCTTCGAAGTTGCGTtttcgagataacttaaggttttataaaaaaaagtgacatctcagctcagacagtgtattaaaggtgtgaggttagagtctgtctgtatcccactcttgagtcagactagttctgtttccaaagtaggaaattataaagggttatatggattgactgtctgcattgactgcctgcaggttgtgtgctttttgaataaaaatCGAAAGTGTCtgaaaatacaattctgcaaatgcaaattcattccatagatgtgtgtgtgtgcatgtaagacagagagagtgtgagcgtgagtgcacatgagagtgtgtgcgtgtttgtatGTGTGAGCTTGGTAGAGTGTCTGCTTGAGTGTGAcagggtataagcctgtgagagagtgtgtgcgtggatgtgagtgtggggatgtatgtgtgtgtctgagagagagcgtaagtatgagagagggtctatgtgagagtatgtaagagtgtgtatgTCTgcttgtgtgtatatgtgagtgtatagtgtagtgggcattcttgcctgcaggGTATGATAGACtgcgttggccgagtcacatgagtacctgtcgtATACATGGTGGGTTGTGTCCCCATGTGTAGTGggggtatccatgtcgacactctgacatgtcttgcagtggttgccatgacagggctgtacagtgttgtggttgatgttgtcctgaaggctgggcagtttgctgcgaataaTGGTCTGTTAAagatttggcggttgtttaaaggtgagaagtggaggcacagggaaggtcttggtgaggtgctcatcctcatcgataatgtgttgcaggctgcaaagaacatggcgtagtttctccactcccaggaagtactggacaatggaGTGCATTCTGTGTCTCTTTCCTGAGGGGGTCATTACAGTTTCCcactgtggcacatcggaactggtgatcaatgagttgagcattgtaccctgttcttatgagggcatccttcaacACCTTCAGGTGTATGTCACGTTCCTCCTTACCTGTACATATCCTGTGTATGTGTACGGcctgtccataggggatggctgttttaatatgtttagggtggaagctggagaagtgcagcatcatgaggttatctgtgggtttgcggtaaagtgaggtgctgaggtgcccttccttgatggagatgcatgtgtccaagaatgagacagatcatagagttatagaggtgtacagcacgaaaacagacccttcggtccaactcgtccatgccgaccagatatcccaacccattctggATGTAGAAATTAAAGTAAAACAGAAGAAGGAGCATTCAGAATATAATTGAAAACTACTCAGAATTCAGAGCATACAGAGTTAAATTTAAAGGAAGGACATAAGAGGCGAAGGAGTACGATAGAGAAAATAGCTGGTAAAGTAAAAGGAACTCAAACATTTTTGAATAATAATATAAAATGGAAACAGTTGACTAAAGTTGACATCGAGTTTTCTTTAAACAAAGGGAGCTACAGAAGAATTGCTGGTGTTTACTTAATGCCATATGCAAATTGGAGATCACTTAATAATGAAGAAAACTAATTTGGATTCGGAATGAGAGATTATGAGAAAATAGGAAAAATTATTGAGTAGGCTAATGCATGCTAGGAGAGAGCTAGAGAAAAAACTTGATAAAACAGGAAGAATTTTAGGGTCTTTTTCAAGTAAATCTGTGAAAAAGTAATTATTAACAGTGAGGTGGAACCTCTTGAATGGTGAGAACTGACTTTTTATAGATGGTAATCCAGTAAAAAGAACATACAGAATTCATTGCATCAGGATCGTGACTagaaaggatattggagaggaAGGGAATTTCCAGGGAATTAAAAGCAATGATAGTTCTGAAGGATAAATaggaaaatatttaaatgttaGTTAATTTACAGGGAAAACAAAGTTTGTCCCTCTTTCCACGTTTGCTCGAATCCTGAGGAAAGAAGTAAATTAAATGGATAGGTGTTAGAAGTAGGTCTGTGGTATATGAGGTGGTGCTAAACCCTCGACTGACATCAACAATATGTGTCCTAAGAGATTTTAACTCACAGTTCATTCTCTGCCCTGATCAAATCCAAACAAAATCTACGTACGGCACTTGAACTGCAGTGAATCCAGGCAGCTTTcctctgccttctcaagggcaattagggatggacaatagatGCTGGTCTAGCAAGACCCATatctcatgagtgaatttaaaaaaaactgtcgtGTATAACAATAATGCTGTTGTAATCTTTGAATTGACAAACTAATGTTTCACttgaaaacagtgaaagggaaCAGTCTTTCTCCAGGGTGGAGGAACACAAATAGGTCATAAAGATGCATGTAATCAGAAAAAGATAGTGGTGTTCAGCAGATTACCCCCAGAAGAAATATGATTCCAGAGACATGGTTGAACCCTTTTATTTTCCAGAGCACCAATTCTATGAAGTggtttacatttggaagaaatatGTAGGGTAGTCATCTGTTAGTGATATATTCACATTTATCAGTACTCTCATAACATTtgctaaagtttttttaaaattctgctttTGAAGTTTCATTCAGGTATTTTTCTTTTTAAGCATCAGTACGTTTTCTTCAAATCTCCAGCTTGGTGAAATTCCTCTCTGTCATTCTAATTTTAGAGAGAGGCTTTTGTGTGGAATCTTGTTCTTCATTATTTCCAGGGAAGTGGGCTTTACTGACAAAGCCAGCAGTTGTTcccaatccctaattgtccttgagctgTGCACAGAACcacctcagagggcagttaatagccTCATTGCTGTGCGCTTGGAGTCACAAGTGGGCCAAATAGTTTCAATTCTCCTGACAAACCCGATGGGATTGTGCAACAATCAAGGTAGTTTCATGGTAACTATTACTAAGAGTAGCTTTTAACTGCAGATGTACTAGCTGTATTTAAATTCCATGGTGAATTTTGAACCATTTGCCCGAGCCTTCAGATTACTCATCCGGGGATATTACCACCGTATCCCAACAAGaaatttatttgaaatggaaACTTTTATACCTTAACATTAAGCATCCCTCAACAGTAGAATTTTTGACCACTTTGTTCTTTTGGGGAAATAGAGATTATTAAAGAAagttgcttttcttcaaaattatcaattttgctttttctgtttctctttcgcCTGTGTTAATAatttatccaaaacatttataacTCAGAAGTATGCTGTCATTTGAACTAAGCTGATACCACAAACAGTTGCCCATTAAATGCTAACTTCATTAACGCTCTTGATGCTGGTGTGATACATGTTTCACTTGTTCCTAAGTATAGCTTTCAGACAACCAGTTATAAGATAAAATCAACAATCTGGGCTTCTTAAGATTAGCAACTAAAATGAGTAGAGGGAAACTTAAGTATGTGACTTGTTTTGCAGATTTTCTACACTATCTGACAAGTGATAGGTTGAACATATCTGCAGATTAATATGGCTCGACGCAGACTTGGGACTCTGAAGAGAAAATTCTACGCTACAAGTATCACAATCCTCTGCCTCTCCACGGTATTCTATAAGGTATGCTTTCGGAAAGGAAACCTATTGCTCAAAAAGAGATTTAACGGCACAGAGTCTGAGAGGCTCCAATATAACTCACTTCACTTCAGTGTACAGGATATACTGCGAGGGAAAGATGATGTAGATGGGCCAAGTCATGACTATCTCATCCAAGATTCATTTTGGACATCTATTGAGGCAAAACAGAAAGATCAAAATTCTTCTGGAATTATCTTGAAGAGCAGCATGGAAAAAGGGCTCAGCAAATCAGAAATCCAGTTTCAAGGAACAATCAATTCAAAGAATCTTCTGCACCCATCTGTAAGTGCCAGACATTTATCCAGAATTCAGCAACTAAAGGCAACAACAATAATTTTCAATGTAGCATCGAAACCCACAAAGAAAAAGCTCCTGCATAATAAGCAATGGAATTCATGGATGATTTGGAATGAAGACAGCACTTCAAACAATCTCAACCGACGTCTACAGAACGTCAAAAACAATTATGCCGCTATGAATAAATATGCTGTGAACTTCACCGGAACAAGAaatttgaagaaactcagcagcaaaGAACTGTTATGTGAACTGAAACAGAGAGTCCAAGTAGCATCCATTGAATTTGGAGATGAGTCCTTCACAACCCCTGACTGGCAAAAATACATTCCAAACAAGAACCTTAcccaagcacttggcccattcaATACTTGTGCTGTTGTGGCATCAGCTGGCTCTATCCTCCATTCGAGGCTTGGAGGTGAAATAGGTGAGTCTAACACAAATCCTCTGATTGTCAAGATTCACTGGTAATGCTTTGTGAATTTTTCTCTCTGACTAGAATAATAAATTGTGAAGACTGATTGATTGCCATTCTGTGAAGATAATATTTAACTTTGCACATCTGCAGATTAACAACTGTTTGACATTGTAGACAAAATGACTGTTTTTTAACAAAAATagacaatgttggagaaactcagattCTCTTCCATTTGTATCTTTTTCTCGCTCATGAGTATTTAATGGGATGGGAAACCATAACACGATAACCCATTAATATTTTCAGATCAGTAATGATAAGGAAGATTTGAATTTGAAGCCAGAACTCCTCAGGTCAAACAGCATTCTGCAGCTTTACTGTCTAGGCTTGTCTTTGTGGGTTCAAGGTCCTACCAATGCTAGTGAATCCTAACACATTACTTTTGTGAATGAAAAGTGATTTGTAGTGGTACTCCACAGGGCTCAGGTCTCTGTGCCTTGTTGTTTCTGGTATTTATCAATGATCTAGACAAAAATGAGAGCCGCATGATTGGGAcatttgtaaatgacacaaaagttggcTGAGTTGTTGATAGTGAAGAGGGTTGCTGTCAGTTACGTGATGATATCATTAGTTTTGATAAACCATGTCTGTCATGAGTGGGTGGAAACATGGCaattggaattcaatctggagaaGTCTGAAGTAATGCATTTGGGGAGGGTTAAAGAAGCAAGGGAATTTACAATAAGCAGGAGAGTATAGAGAAGTGAGGATGTGGGAAACTGAAGCAGAAACTGAAAGTGAGAGGATGTttaatccaggtaactgtgggagtcattgGGTTCGTAATGTTTTTTGGTGGCCAGCCTGttcccagaaatagaaacagatgttgaggaagggaagggaggattCAAAGATGagccaggtgaaggtgagggcagggtggaaattggaattgAAGTTgagaaacttttccaattccagatgaaagGGGGAGGCAGCACAAAATGAGGTACTGGAGAAAGAGTGTGGGTGAGggctggaataggactggaacaaggagtgttccatgtaccccacaaagagacaggcaataaCTGGGGGCTATGTAGGTACCCATGGCCaaccctttgacctgaagaaagtgagagaagtTTTGAAAGGGAGGATGAGCTCGGCCTGgtggagagggtggtggtggatgggaacgGGCTGACCAGGAAGGTGTGGAAAGCCCTGAGACTATCCTGATGGGGGGAACCGGCGTGTAAAGGGATTACACAGAGTCCCGATAAGACGAAGTGAGTTctatgggacaggagcaggccaaATCATTGGGTCTGCCTGGACAGtcttgtttgtggattttggggagaaTGTAGAAGCGAGCTTTATGGGGTTGGGAGACTGTCAGCTTGGAGGCTGTCACAGGGAGATCCCAGATGAGATGATGTTTCTGACACAATGGCCTGATGCTTGATGATGTGGTCATAGTCCAGGGGAAGATAGGAGGTGGAATCAGGGAGCTGCTTTCTCAAGGTAGATGTCAGTATATCATATTACAACAACCCCATCCTTGTCAACAGGTTTGATTACAAAGTCAGGATTGGATCTGGGAGCACAGAGTGCAATCAGTTCTTGTGGAGATGGGGTGGAATGAGTGAAGTGGGGAGAGAAATTAAGTCTACCAATTCAGTTCTTGTTGAATAGGTTGAGTacaggtaaaaggccagagggaggggtccaggtggaAGGAGAGTGTTGGAGGCGGGTGAAGGCATCTGTGGAACAGGGAGAGGACTcctgtccaaagaaatgggcatggaGGTGAAGACAAGTGAAGTAAAAATCAGTGTCTTCTCTAGCCCAAAATTCATGGAGGTAGGGACGCAGAGGGATCAATCTATGATTTTTGATGAGTTGCAGAACATGTAGCATCAGAGGGTGAAAGTTCAGAGGGAT
Proteins encoded in this window:
- the LOC122555809 gene encoding beta-galactoside alpha-2,6-sialyltransferase 1-like; this encodes MARRRLGTLKRKFYATSITILCLSTVFYKVCFRKGNLLLKKRFNGTESERLQYNSLHFSVQDILRGKDDVDGPSHDYLIQDSFWTSIEAKQKDQNSSGIILKSSMEKGLSKSEIQFQGTINSKNLLHPSVSARHLSRIQQLKATTIIFNVASKPTKKKLLHNKQWNSWMIWNEDSTSNNLNRRLQNVKNNYAAMNKYAVNFTGTRNLKKLSSKELLCELKQRVQVASIEFGDESFTTPDWQKYIPNKNLTQALGPFNTCAVVASAGSILHSRLGGEIDAHDAVLRFNGAPTIGFESDVGRRTTIRIVNSQVLSRQELKFHDNTLYRTGTLLVWDPSPYSANLTEWFRHPDYNFFENYKKYRQMNPDQPFYIINPKMEWQLWNIMQENTAEDIQRNPPSSGMMGILLMMTICNQTDVYEFIPSRRQTDLCHYYEKFQDQACTMGAYHPLMFEKNLVKRINQGSDEEIYMQGKVTLPGFRTFKCP